From the genome of Gilliamella sp. wkB7, one region includes:
- a CDS encoding TIGR03915 family putative DNA repair protein → MLAFYYEKSFEGVLCAVFDAFKLKKMPECLLATGQVEPLLVTDRHHVEFCEFKYERVRVALIKKLSKTALRQLMYVWLSELPDSDLIIFRYICKVFKATKSIETDFADPDVLTVREIAKKVSNERHRIIEFIRFNAIKNPLKKTYKQASDDDENEECEKIYFSVIGPIYNVLPLVLTFFKERFADQKWAIYDEKRQYGYVYDLNSIEQVSLIDKDDLIINSQVNQNYLTEDEALFQTMWLRYCNAITIKERINPKLQRQHMPSRFWRYLPEMKLAVKDRNGI, encoded by the coding sequence ATGTTAGCGTTTTATTACGAAAAAAGCTTTGAAGGTGTGCTATGCGCGGTATTTGATGCTTTTAAACTCAAAAAAATGCCAGAATGTTTATTAGCTACAGGACAGGTAGAACCACTACTTGTGACTGATAGGCATCATGTGGAATTTTGCGAATTTAAGTATGAACGGGTGCGTGTTGCATTAATCAAAAAATTGAGTAAAACGGCTTTGCGGCAATTAATGTATGTATGGTTATCTGAATTACCCGATAGCGACTTAATCATCTTTCGATATATTTGCAAAGTGTTTAAAGCCACAAAATCTATCGAAACTGATTTTGCCGATCCCGATGTATTAACCGTGCGCGAAATTGCAAAAAAAGTAAGTAATGAACGTCATCGTATAATAGAGTTTATTCGTTTTAATGCTATAAAAAATCCATTAAAAAAAACTTATAAACAAGCATCAGATGATGACGAAAACGAAGAATGCGAAAAGATCTACTTTTCTGTGATAGGTCCTATTTATAACGTGCTACCTTTGGTACTAACTTTTTTTAAAGAACGCTTTGCTGATCAAAAATGGGCAATATATGACGAAAAGCGCCAATATGGTTATGTCTATGATTTGAATAGCATAGAACAGGTATCATTGATTGATAAAGATGATTTAATTATTAACAGTCAAGTTAATCAAAATTATCTAACCGAGGACGAGGCATTGTTTCAAACCATGTGGTTAAGGTATTGCAATGCAATAACCATCAAAGAACGTATTAATCCAAAATTGCAACGGCAACATATGCCAAGTCGGTTTTGGCGCTATCTACCCGAAATGAAACTTGCCGTAAAAGACCGCAACGGCATTTAA
- a CDS encoding pyridoxal-phosphate-dependent aminotransferase family protein — protein sequence MLDLDKYDQINPPARLLMGPGPINADPRVTRAMAAPLIGQFDPVMTDYMNQTMALYRDIFKTKNEQTFVIDGTARAGIEAVLVSTIRPGDKVLVPIFGRFGLLLCEIAHRCRADVHTIEVPWGEIFDPNVIEDAIKKIKPRLLLCVQGDTSTTLLQPLDKIGEICRRHGVLSYVDATASIVGNVLEVDKWQLDGVSVSLQKCLSGPPGVAPLTLSPKMVEIIQSRKCVELGIRAEGDSSGSDEMIYSNYFDIDMIIRYWGSERINHHTEATSMLYAARECARIVLQEGLDNVIERHRINGAAMVAGLQAMGLELFGDINHKMNNVVGVIRPEHINDQEVRNLMLNDFGIEIGASFGPLKGNVWRIGTMGYNARKPCVLQTLTAFEAVLNRVGFKTIQGAGLQAAWDIYQK from the coding sequence ATGTTAGATTTAGATAAATATGATCAAATTAATCCGCCAGCACGATTATTGATGGGACCGGGTCCAATTAATGCTGATCCACGTGTAACGCGAGCAATGGCTGCACCTTTAATTGGTCAATTCGATCCTGTTATGACTGATTATATGAACCAAACGATGGCGCTTTATCGTGACATTTTTAAAACCAAAAATGAACAAACTTTTGTTATTGATGGTACAGCCAGAGCGGGGATTGAAGCCGTTCTTGTGTCTACAATTCGCCCTGGTGATAAAGTATTGGTGCCAATATTTGGTCGATTTGGTTTATTACTTTGTGAAATCGCTCACCGCTGCCGAGCTGATGTGCATACTATCGAAGTACCATGGGGTGAAATATTCGATCCTAATGTAATTGAAGATGCCATTAAAAAAATTAAGCCACGTTTGCTACTTTGTGTACAAGGTGATACATCAACTACATTACTTCAACCATTAGATAAAATTGGTGAAATTTGTCGTAGGCATGGTGTACTGTCTTACGTAGATGCAACCGCTTCAATTGTCGGTAACGTTTTAGAAGTCGATAAATGGCAACTTGATGGGGTATCTGTTAGTTTGCAAAAATGTTTGAGTGGACCTCCGGGTGTGGCTCCTTTAACGTTAAGTCCAAAAATGGTTGAAATTATCCAATCACGCAAATGTGTTGAACTTGGTATTCGAGCTGAAGGCGATAGTAGTGGTAGTGATGAAATGATTTATTCCAACTATTTCGATATTGATATGATCATTCGTTATTGGGGATCAGAACGAATTAACCATCATACTGAAGCTACTTCTATGCTTTATGCTGCTAGAGAGTGTGCTCGCATTGTATTACAAGAAGGGTTGGATAATGTTATAGAACGTCACCGTATTAATGGTGCGGCCATGGTGGCTGGTTTACAAGCAATGGGACTTGAATTGTTTGGCGATATTAACCATAAAATGAATAATGTGGTTGGGGTGATACGTCCAGAACATATTAACGATCAAGAAGTGCGTAACTTAATGCTTAATGATTTTGGTATTGAAATTGGTGCGTCTTTTGGTCCTCTTAAAGGTAATGTTTGGCGTATTGGCACCATGGGGTATAACGCTAGAAAACCGTGTGTTTTACAAACATTAACCGCATTTGAAGCGGTATTAAATCGTGTTGGTTTCAAAACCATCCAAGGCGCTGGATTACAAGCTGCTTGGGATATTTATCAAAAGTAA
- a CDS encoding amino acid ABC transporter ATP-binding protein, whose translation MIHINNLQKQFGDIHVLRGITCDIQEKEVISIIGPSGSGKSTFLRCINGLEDITSGEIEVNGFKVHDPKININRLRESVGMVFQRFNLFPHMTVLENLILAPRDVKKMAKTDAITKAESLLIKVGLIDKIDAYPSQLSGGQQQRVAIARALMMDPKVMLFDEPTSALDPELVGEVLAVMKSLAQEGMTMVVVTHEMGFAREMSSRVIFIDQGIIQEQGSPEQIFKNPQNERTQLFLSKVL comes from the coding sequence GTGATTCACATTAATAATCTACAAAAGCAATTTGGTGATATTCATGTATTAAGAGGTATAACGTGCGATATCCAAGAAAAAGAGGTTATTTCAATTATTGGTCCGTCAGGATCGGGTAAAAGTACCTTTTTACGTTGCATAAATGGGTTAGAAGATATCACCTCAGGTGAAATTGAAGTTAATGGCTTTAAAGTTCATGACCCTAAAATCAATATCAATCGCTTGCGTGAATCAGTGGGAATGGTGTTTCAGCGTTTTAATCTGTTTCCACATATGACTGTGTTAGAAAATTTGATTTTAGCACCTCGTGATGTCAAAAAAATGGCTAAAACCGATGCTATTACCAAGGCAGAAAGTTTACTTATTAAAGTCGGACTAATTGATAAGATTGATGCTTACCCAAGTCAACTTTCAGGTGGTCAACAACAACGTGTTGCCATTGCCAGAGCTTTGATGATGGATCCTAAAGTAATGTTATTTGATGAACCAACTTCAGCACTTGATCCTGAATTGGTTGGTGAAGTACTAGCCGTTATGAAATCATTGGCGCAAGAGGGTATGACGATGGTGGTTGTCACTCACGAAATGGGTTTTGCCAGAGAGATGTCCAGCCGAGTAATTTTTATTGATCAGGGAATTATTCAAGAGCAAGGATCACCTGAGCAGATCTTCAAAAATCCACAAAACGAACGTACCCAGTTATTTTTAAGTAAAGTACTCTAG
- a CDS encoding putative DNA modification/repair radical SAM protein: MNEKMIAKLEILAESAKYDVSCSSSGSTRRNKNKGIGSASKSGLCHTFTADGRCVSLLKIMLTNYCMFDCAYCINRQSNDIPRAGFTPRELADLTIEFYRRNYIEGLFISSGIVRSPDHTMERMIRVVKILRTEYHFNGYIHMKAIPGASDELVNQAGLLVDRMSVNLEIPTEENLKLLAPDKDHKSIYQPMRQIHQNLLENIEDRKKFKSTPKFVPAGQSTQMIIGATDESDKQILQLTAKLYKRPSMKRVYYSGFVPVNGYDKRLPVVQDVPRVRENRLYQADWLLRFYDFNVDEIVNDRYPDLDLTVDPKLSWAIRNPQFFPVDINRDSYQKILRVPGIGVKSAKLIVMARRHRRLTFEALKRIGVVLKRAQFFIICHDMKKFKILDSSAEYIKLSLQDTPLLEDKAIYQPQQLVMGW; the protein is encoded by the coding sequence ATGAATGAAAAAATGATTGCTAAGCTTGAGATATTAGCCGAATCAGCAAAGTATGATGTCTCGTGTTCATCAAGTGGATCAACCCGTCGCAATAAAAATAAAGGCATTGGGAGTGCAAGCAAAAGTGGTCTTTGCCACACATTTACTGCCGATGGGCGATGCGTGTCGTTACTCAAAATTATGTTAACTAACTACTGCATGTTTGATTGTGCTTATTGTATTAACCGACAAAGTAACGATATTCCTAGAGCGGGTTTTACTCCGCGCGAACTAGCTGATCTGACCATTGAATTTTATCGTCGTAACTACATCGAAGGTCTATTTATAAGTTCGGGTATTGTGCGCAGCCCTGATCACACTATGGAACGCATGATCCGTGTAGTAAAAATTTTACGTACTGAGTATCATTTTAATGGTTATATTCATATGAAAGCGATCCCTGGTGCTAGTGATGAACTGGTTAATCAAGCTGGATTATTGGTTGATAGAATGAGTGTTAACTTAGAAATTCCAACCGAAGAAAATCTTAAATTACTTGCGCCAGATAAAGATCATAAAAGTATCTATCAACCTATGCGTCAAATCCATCAAAATTTACTTGAGAATATTGAAGATCGTAAAAAGTTTAAATCTACACCAAAATTTGTACCAGCAGGGCAGAGCACACAAATGATTATTGGTGCAACGGATGAATCGGACAAACAGATATTACAACTAACTGCCAAACTCTATAAGCGACCGAGCATGAAACGAGTCTATTATTCAGGATTTGTTCCTGTTAACGGTTATGATAAACGTTTGCCAGTTGTGCAAGATGTACCGCGTGTGCGTGAAAATAGGCTGTATCAAGCTGATTGGTTATTACGATTTTATGACTTTAATGTTGATGAAATTGTTAATGATAGATATCCAGATCTTGATTTAACGGTTGATCCTAAACTTTCTTGGGCGATCCGCAATCCGCAGTTTTTTCCAGTTGATATTAATCGTGATAGTTATCAAAAAATATTACGGGTACCTGGTATCGGTGTTAAATCTGCCAAATTAATTGTTATGGCAAGGCGTCATCGTCGATTAACATTCGAAGCACTTAAACGGATCGGAGTGGTGTTAAAGCGGGCGCAGTTTTTTATTATTTGTCATGATATGAAAAAATTTAAAATACTTGACTCATCGGCCGAATATATCAAGCTATCTTTGCAAGATACACCATTGTTAGAAGATAAAGCAATTTATCAACCACAACAACTCGTAATGGGGTGGTAA
- the allS gene encoding HTH-type transcriptional activator AllS: MLDTETMRTFTKVAECKSFSKAAKLLFKTPAAISYRIKSLETDLNTQLFQRTTRTVSLTLAGQHLYEHCSQWLLWLTTMPEELHQIRDGVERKINLTINNLLYDVDAVTDLLSYLQEKFPFTNFTFNRQVYMGVWDSLLHGECHLAIGATGTESLDNMINIFPLGEINWVFVAAKNHPITHLEGPLSNETLRKYPAINIEDTSVHMNKRVAWLLPSQSEIIVPNVTTKLSCHLKGLGIGFLPRSVCQKYLDSGDLIECQVINERKPSPLSLAWKKSHMGKVMSEIINLFKFHHPLATSFLKNIDIKR; this comes from the coding sequence ATGTTAGATACAGAAACTATGCGGACTTTCACAAAAGTTGCTGAGTGTAAAAGCTTTTCCAAAGCAGCCAAACTGTTATTTAAAACACCCGCTGCCATTAGCTATCGCATCAAATCATTGGAAACCGATCTTAATACTCAATTGTTTCAACGCACAACACGTACTGTATCGTTAACGCTTGCCGGTCAACATCTTTATGAGCATTGTAGCCAATGGCTACTTTGGTTAACCACCATGCCGGAAGAACTGCATCAAATCCGTGATGGCGTTGAACGCAAAATCAATCTGACCATTAATAATTTGCTCTATGATGTTGATGCTGTCACTGATCTGTTGAGTTATTTGCAAGAAAAATTTCCATTTACTAATTTTACATTTAATCGGCAGGTATATATGGGCGTTTGGGATTCGTTATTGCATGGAGAATGTCATCTTGCTATTGGCGCAACAGGAACGGAGTCATTGGATAATATGATTAATATTTTTCCATTAGGTGAAATTAATTGGGTTTTTGTCGCCGCAAAAAATCATCCTATTACTCATTTAGAAGGACCGTTATCGAACGAAACGTTACGCAAATATCCTGCAATTAATATAGAAGATACATCAGTTCATATGAATAAACGCGTAGCATGGTTACTGCCAAGCCAATCCGAAATTATTGTGCCTAATGTTACAACCAAATTATCGTGTCATTTAAAAGGGCTGGGGATAGGTTTTTTACCGCGTTCAGTTTGTCAAAAGTATTTGGATTCGGGTGATTTAATTGAATGCCAAGTGATTAATGAACGTAAACCATCGCCGTTATCCTTAGCATGGAAAAAGTCTCATATGGGAAAAGTGATGAGTGAAATTATTAATTTATTTAAGTTTCACCATCCATTAGCCACTAGTTTTTTAAAAAATATTGATATAAAAAGATAA
- a CDS encoding amino acid ABC transporter permease, whose translation MQFNWEVISDYLPLFIDGAIMTITCTIVCVVFGTLWGLMLGLGRVAEVKHGIYKYVLLLVVKWPVKIYVSAFRGTPLFVQIMVMYFVIMPFLLHPREGILVSDYLISPETARFLRVQYGAFISCVLAITLNAGAYISEIFRAGIQSIDKGQMEAARSLGMSYGSTMRKVILPQAFRRMLPPLGNNAIAILKDSSLGSAIGLIDLAYAARTAGAANAVYTEPYLVISLIYWSMTFLLSLLVKYMEKRLGKSDSH comes from the coding sequence ATGCAGTTTAATTGGGAAGTAATTAGTGATTATTTGCCTCTGTTTATTGATGGGGCAATAATGACCATCACCTGTACAATAGTTTGTGTGGTGTTTGGTACCCTTTGGGGATTAATGTTAGGTCTTGGTCGAGTTGCTGAAGTGAAGCACGGCATTTATAAATATGTTTTATTATTAGTAGTAAAATGGCCAGTTAAAATTTATGTAAGTGCATTTCGTGGTACACCGTTATTTGTACAAATTATGGTTATGTACTTTGTTATCATGCCATTTCTGTTACATCCTCGAGAGGGTATTTTAGTCTCTGATTATTTGATCTCACCTGAAACCGCGCGTTTTTTACGAGTGCAATATGGCGCATTTATCTCTTGTGTTTTAGCGATAACTTTAAATGCTGGAGCTTACATTTCTGAAATCTTTAGAGCAGGCATTCAATCTATTGATAAAGGACAAATGGAAGCAGCACGCTCACTGGGCATGAGTTATGGTAGTACTATGCGTAAGGTAATTTTACCACAAGCTTTTCGACGCATGCTTCCACCTTTAGGTAATAATGCAATTGCAATTTTAAAAGATTCTTCATTAGGTTCAGCTATCGGGTTGATCGATTTAGCTTATGCGGCAAGAACGGCTGGTGCAGCCAATGCTGTCTATACAGAACCTTATTTAGTTATCTCTTTAATTTACTGGTCTATGACATTTTTGCTGTCATTACTGGTTAAATATATGGAAAAAAGGTTAGGTAAAAGTGATTCACATTAA
- a CDS encoding MlaA family lipoprotein, producing MKKKIIGMMFSVLALTSCATYQPETDSYSDPLSGFNKTMFNVNYYALDPYILRPAAVVWKDYVPTPIRKGVVNVSSNLSEPASMVNSVLQGEGHEAGKHLARFFLNTVFGVAGLFDVASMADPQLQKGSKRSFGDVLGHYDMPYGPYVVLPFYGSATLRQEGGDIVDTLYPPLVWLDWEWALVRGVFDGIEARAVAIEYEDLLKNSDDPYNFMRNAYFQRNDFNASGGKVDEQKQQQRQESINSIINDIDSQ from the coding sequence ATGAAAAAAAAAATAATAGGTATGATGTTTTCGGTTTTAGCACTGACAAGTTGTGCAACCTATCAGCCTGAGACAGATAGCTACAGTGACCCATTATCTGGGTTCAATAAAACTATGTTTAATGTTAACTATTATGCGCTTGATCCTTACATTTTGAGACCTGCCGCAGTTGTTTGGAAAGATTATGTACCTACACCAATACGTAAAGGGGTCGTTAATGTTTCATCTAACCTTTCTGAACCCGCATCAATGGTCAATAGTGTGCTACAAGGTGAAGGTCATGAAGCAGGCAAGCATTTAGCTCGATTCTTTCTAAATACCGTTTTTGGTGTTGCTGGTTTATTTGATGTGGCAAGTATGGCCGATCCACAATTACAAAAAGGTTCTAAACGTAGTTTTGGTGATGTGTTAGGCCATTATGATATGCCTTATGGTCCTTATGTTGTGTTACCTTTCTATGGTTCAGCTACCCTCCGCCAAGAAGGTGGTGATATTGTTGATACTTTATATCCGCCACTTGTCTGGTTAGATTGGGAATGGGCATTAGTCCGTGGCGTATTTGATGGTATTGAAGCACGTGCTGTAGCAATTGAGTATGAAGATTTACTCAAAAATAGTGATGACCCTTATAACTTTATGCGTAATGCTTATTTCCAACGTAATGATTTTAATGCATCTGGTGGTAAAGTTGACGAGCAAAAACAACAGCAACGCCAAGAAAGCATTAATAGCATAATTAATGATATAGATTCTCAATAA
- the fabB gene encoding beta-ketoacyl-ACP synthase I, which yields MKRVVITGLGILSSIGNNTKEVLESLKIGRSGITFSQEMKDSGMRSHVCGNVKLDTTGLIDRKIVRFMNDASIYGYLALQQAIEDAKLTPEQVSNIRTGLIAGYGGSTKTQYNIVAGMKEKGLRGVGPYAVTRTMSSAISACLATPFKIKGMSYSMTSACATSVHCIGHAAELIQLGKQDIVFAGGGEELNWEMSCEFDAMGALSTKYNDCPEKASRAYDANRDGFVIAGGAGMVVVEELEHALARGAHIYGELVGYGATSDGYDMVAPSGEGAMRCMQLAMQNLDAPIDYINTHGTSTPVGDVKELWAIKQVFGDNIPAISSTKSMTGHSLSATGAQELIYSLLMLEHGFITPSINIDELDEAAVGMNIITEPTERELTTVMSNSFGFGGTNASIVMKKYKA from the coding sequence ATGAAACGCGTTGTTATAACAGGGTTAGGAATTCTTTCAAGTATTGGAAATAATACCAAAGAAGTTTTGGAATCTTTAAAAATTGGCCGTAGTGGTATTACCTTTTCACAAGAAATGAAAGATAGCGGAATGCGAAGCCATGTTTGCGGAAATGTTAAATTGGACACTACAGGTCTTATTGATCGTAAAATAGTTCGCTTTATGAATGATGCTTCTATTTATGGTTATCTTGCTTTACAACAAGCTATTGAAGACGCTAAATTAACTCCAGAACAAGTTTCTAATATACGTACTGGTTTAATTGCAGGTTATGGTGGTTCAACTAAAACACAATATAATATTGTTGCTGGAATGAAAGAGAAAGGATTACGTGGTGTTGGTCCTTATGCAGTGACAAGAACAATGTCATCGGCAATTTCAGCTTGTTTAGCTACACCATTTAAAATTAAAGGTATGAGCTATTCTATGACCTCAGCTTGTGCAACGTCTGTGCACTGTATTGGTCACGCTGCTGAACTTATTCAGCTAGGTAAACAGGATATTGTTTTTGCCGGTGGTGGTGAAGAACTTAATTGGGAAATGTCTTGCGAATTTGACGCAATGGGTGCACTATCAACTAAATATAACGACTGTCCAGAAAAAGCATCACGTGCTTATGATGCCAATCGTGATGGGTTTGTTATTGCTGGCGGAGCGGGTATGGTTGTCGTTGAAGAGTTAGAACATGCATTAGCCCGTGGTGCTCATATTTATGGTGAATTAGTCGGTTATGGTGCAACATCAGATGGTTATGATATGGTTGCTCCATCAGGCGAAGGTGCAATGCGTTGTATGCAACTTGCTATGCAAAACTTAGATGCGCCGATTGATTATATCAATACTCATGGTACATCAACACCTGTTGGTGATGTAAAAGAGTTATGGGCAATCAAACAAGTGTTTGGTGACAATATTCCAGCAATCTCATCAACTAAGTCAATGACAGGTCACTCATTAAGTGCAACAGGCGCACAAGAACTTATCTATTCATTATTAATGCTTGAGCATGGCTTTATTACACCAAGTATTAATATTGATGAATTAGACGAAGCAGCAGTTGGCATGAATATTATTACTGAACCAACCGAACGTGAATTGACAACGGTTATGTCAAATAGCTTTGGTTTTGGTGGTACTAATGCTTCAATTGTCATGAAAAAATATAAAGCTTAA
- a CDS encoding basic amino acid ABC transporter substrate-binding protein encodes MIKSCFSLILSTFLLLTSHFSYADKDITYVVGAGGTYRPFEYENTQRQLEGFDIDIIQAIADVENFNIKLINTPWDSIFASLNNGERDIIISGITITDKRKKSVDFSFPYFPAEQVVVTQAQSSITSLEDLKTKTVGVVNGSTADVVVSKVLGMNSKAIKRFDNTPLLLQDLYEEGIDAAVSDVGVVKFYIKMHPGKDFNLIADQNFEPQYFGIAVAKGNDKLLNSINEGLKKIIANGTYATIYAKWFDENVPTLPIN; translated from the coding sequence ATGATTAAGTCTTGTTTTTCGTTAATTTTATCCACTTTTTTATTACTCACTAGTCATTTTAGTTATGCTGATAAAGATATAACTTATGTAGTCGGTGCGGGTGGTACATATCGTCCGTTTGAATATGAAAATACTCAGCGCCAATTAGAGGGGTTTGATATAGATATCATCCAAGCAATTGCTGATGTAGAAAATTTTAATATCAAATTGATTAATACACCTTGGGACAGTATTTTTGCCAGTTTGAACAATGGTGAACGAGACATTATTATTTCAGGTATTACTATTACCGATAAACGCAAAAAATCGGTAGATTTCTCGTTCCCTTACTTTCCTGCTGAACAAGTTGTTGTAACGCAAGCACAGTCGAGTATTACTTCATTGGAAGATTTAAAAACCAAAACAGTAGGCGTTGTAAATGGTAGTACAGCAGATGTGGTTGTTTCAAAAGTTTTAGGAATGAATAGCAAAGCGATAAAGCGTTTTGATAATACGCCGCTTTTATTACAAGATCTTTACGAAGAAGGGATTGATGCTGCGGTTAGTGATGTTGGAGTCGTTAAGTTCTATATTAAAATGCATCCAGGAAAAGATTTCAATCTAATTGCTGATCAAAATTTCGAGCCTCAATATTTTGGTATAGCTGTTGCTAAAGGTAATGATAAATTACTTAATAGTATTAACGAAGGACTTAAAAAAATTATTGCCAATGGTACTTATGCAACCATTTATGCTAAATGGTTTGATGAAAATGTACCAACTCTACCCATTAATTAA